The genomic segment CTCTAGCGAATACGCAGCCGCTAGTATGCATGAAATAGCCATACATGACGAAGGAGGGTTGCTCCTTGTTGGACGTGAACAACTTCGAGTATATGAAAATTGGGCTTGCCTCGCCTGAGAAAATTCGTTCCTGGTCCCGCGGAGAAGTTAAAAAACCGGAAACGATCAACTATAGGACGTTAAAACCGGAGAAGGAAGGCCTCTTCTGCGAGAAAATTTTTGGTCCTACCAAAGACTGGGAGTGTCACTGCGGCAAGTACAAGCGCGTTCGCTATAAAGGCGTCGTCTGTGATCGCTGTGGCGTTGAAGTAACACGTGCGAAAGTTCGCCGTGAGCGTATGGGACATATCGAGCTTGCAGCTCCTGTATCCCATATCTGGTATTTCAAAGGGATTCCTAGCCGCATGGGCTTGGCATTGGATATGTCGCCTCGTTCGCTTGAGGAGATCATCTACTTTGCATCTTATGTTGTAACTGATCCTGGTGATACGCCGCTGGAGAAAAAGCAGCTGCTGTCCGAAAAGGAATACCGCAGCTACCGTGAGAAATATGGCTACGGCTTCCACGCTGGAATGGGTGCTGAAGCAGTCAAAAAACTGCTGCAGGACATTGAAGTGGAGAAAGAGCTGGAACAGCTTAAAGAAGAGCTTCGTACGGCTCAGGGCCAACGCCGTAACCGTGCGATCAAGCGTCTTGAAGTTATCGAAGCATTCCGTAATTCTGGCAATGAGCCGGAATGGATGATTCTCGATGTGCTTCCAGTTATCCCTCCTGAGCTTCGCCCGATGGTACAACTGGATGGCGGACGTTTTGCAACGTCTGACCTTAATGACCTGTACCGTCGTGTAATCAACCGTAACAACCGTCTGAAGCGTCTGCTTGATCTGGGTGCTCCTGACATTATCGTGCAAAATGAAAAACGCATGCTTCAAGAAGCAGTTGATGCGCTGATTGATAACGGCCGTCGTGGTCGTCCAGTGACTGGACCGGGTAACCGTCCGCTCAAATCGCTCAGCCATATGCTTAAAGGTAAGCAAGGACGTTTCCGTCAAAACTTGCTCGGTAAACGTGTCGATTACTCTGGCCGTTCCGTTATCGTAGTAGGACCGAACCTGAAGATGTTCCAATGCGGACTTCCGAAGGAAATGGCGCTTGAGCTGTTTAAGCCATTCGTTATGAAAGAACTCGTCAACAAAGGACTTGCGCACAACATTAAGAGCGCGAAGCGCAAAGTTGAGCGCGTAAGCCCTGAAGTATGGGATGTTCTTGAAGAAGTAATCAAGGAGCACCCGGTTCTTCTTAACCGTGCCCCGACCCTTCACAGACTCGGTATTCAAGCATTTGAGCCGATTTTGGTTGAAGGCCGCGCCATCAAGCTTCACCCGCTCGTATGTACCGCTTATAACGCGGATTTCGACGGTGACCAAATGGCCGTTCACGTACCTTTGTCTGCAGAAGCACAAGCGGAAGCTCGCTTGCTCATGCTTGCATCGGGCAACATTTTGAACCCTAAAGACGGCAAGCCAGTCGTTACGCCTTCCCAGGATATGGTTCTCGGCAGTTACTATCTGACGATGGACAACAAGGAAGCGCATGGTACGGGTTCGGTGTTTGCAACGGTGAATGAAGCGGTATCGGCGTACCAACGCGGTATTGTTTCGCTGCATGCACGGATCTTTATTCCGGTGAAAGTTTTGAAAAAGACTGTGTTCACCGAAAAACAACAGCAGTCGTTGATGTCAACGACGGTTGGTAAAGTTATTTTCAACGAAATTTTCCCGGAAGATTTCCCGTATATCAACGAGGCTACGAAAACGAACCTTTTGAACGGTACGCCGGATAAATATTTTGTTTACGAAAAAGGCAGTGATTTGAAAAAAATCATTGAAGAATTGCCGATAGCAGGCGGTGTAGGTAAAGATTATCTCGGTAATATTATTGCTGAGTGCTTCAGAAACTACCATACGACGCTGACGGCTGTCATCCTTGACCGTATCAAGCAGCTCGGCTTCACTTACTCCACGCGTGCAGGTATTACGATCGCCGTATCGGACGTTATCGTGCCGCCAGAGAAAACAGAGCTTCTTAAAAAATCGGATGATCAGGTTGCTATCGTTATGAATCAGTACCGTCGTGGTCTGATTACGAACGAAGAGCGTTATGACCGGATTATTAGCATTTGGAGCAAATGTAAAGACGAGCTGACGGAAATTTTGATGAAGTCTATGGATCGTTACAACAACATTATGCTCATGGTTGATTCGAAGGCACGGGGTAACAAATCGCAAATCACCCAGCTGGGCGGTATGCGTGGTCTGATGGCCAACCCATCGGGCCGCATTATCGAATTGCCAATCAAATCGAACTTCCGTGAAGGTCTGACGGTACTCGAGTACTTCATCTCGACGCATGGAGCGCGGAAAGGTCTCGCGGATACAGCTCTTCGTACAGCTGACTCCGGTTACCTGACTCGTAGGCTCGTTGACGTTGCACAAGATGTTATCGTTCGTGAAGAAGATTGCGGAACCGATAAAGGCTTCTCCGTGAGCAAAATTCAAGACGGTAAAGAGGTTATTGAGGATCTGTACGATCGTATTGAAGGCCGTTACGCTTTCGAGACGGTTCGTCATCCGAAGACTGGCGAAGTTATCGTCAGCCGCAATGATCTGATTGACTCGAACAGAGCCGATGCGATTATTGATGCGGGTATTGAAAAACTGCAAATCCGTTCCGTGCTTAGCTGCCGCGCTCGTCATGGCGTATGTAAAACTTGTTATGGCCGCAACCTGGCAACAGGCAAGCATGTTGAAATCGGAGAAGCAGTAGGTATCATTGCCGCTCAATCCATCGGTGAGCCAGGAACACAGCTCACGATGCGTACATTCCATACCGGCGGTGTTGCCGGAGACGATATTACGCAAGGTTTGCCGCGTATCCAGGAGCTTTTCGAGGCGCGTAATCCGAAAGGTCAAGCGATTATCACCGAGCTTGATGGTGTGGTCAAAGAAATTCGTGAAGCGAAGGATCGCCGTGAAATCGAAGTTCAAGGTGAAGCGGAATCCAAAACTTATGCGATCACTTACGGTTCGCGTATCCGTGTTGTAAAAGGTCAGCATCTGGAAGCCGGCGACGAGCTGACTGATGGTTCGATTGACCCTAAAGATATGCTTCGGATTAAAGGTATCCGCGGCGTTCAAAACTATATTTTGCAGGAAGTACAGCGCGTCTACCGGAACCAAGGGGTAGAAATCAATGACAAGCACATTGAAGTCATGGTTAAGCAAATGCTCCGCAAAATCCGTATCGTTGATGCGGGAGAAACGAAGCTTCTGCCAGGCGCATTCGTAGACATTCATGAATACGAGTCTGCCAACCGCGAAGCAATCTTTGCTGATAAAGAGCCAGCAGTAGCCAAACCGGTATTGCTCGGTATTACGAAAGCGTCTCTTGAGACGGATTCGTTCTTGTCGGCAGCTTCTTTCCAAGAAACGACTCGCGTCTTGACTGACGCTGCTATTAAAGGCAAAGTCGATCAATTGCTTGGTCTGAAGGAAAATGTTATTATCGGTAAGTTGATTCCAGCTGGTACGGGTATGCCGCGTTATCGCAATATCCGTCTGGTAGGGCTTGAGGATGAGCAGGAAACTGTTGTAAACCAAGGCGAATTGGAATCAGAAGCAGTTACCGTTGACTAAAGCTTGAAGCATGCATGCGGCGGCGGCCTCCCCTAGTAATTGAGGGGAAGCTGCCTGCGTATGCGTACATCGAGGCTATAGCAGCTTTTCAGAAGAGGCAATGACTAGCATTTGCGGTTTTTCTGATAAAGCTACTTGACACTCTAGGTGTACAGGTGATACTATATCGAAGTGTGCCTAATTGTGTGATCTTCTACCGCTAAAGGATAGGTGATTCCATGCAGTTTAAAGTTGGCGCGAAACAGACGACGAAGATGCTTGAGCAAGATAAAGCAGTCGAAGTCTACATTGCTCAAGATGCAGATCCGCGAATGAAAGAGAAAGTTATTCATTTGTGTGAGCGGTCGAGTATCCCGGTCAAATGGGTAGAAACGATGCAAGACCTTGGGAAAACCTGTGGAATTGATGTCGGAGCTGCTATGGCAGCGCTCGTAACCGATGATGAATAAAGGAAAAAAGCATTTTTGCTGGTGCAACTTCAACCTGATGATGGACTGGTAAGAATTTTTATTTGTTCTTTTATGAACCACCTGGATCTGTGGGCTTTAAAATTAGGTGTAATGTCTACCATATTAAATGACATGAATAACGGAAGGGGGTGGCAACATGCCAACAATTAACCAGCTAGTCCGTAAAGGACGCCAAGCTAAAGTCGTAAAATCGAAATCGCCAGCTTTGCAAAAAGGTTTCAACGCCTTGAAACGTGAAGCTACAAACATCAGTGCTCCGCAAAAACGCGGTGTGTGCACTCGTGTAGGTACAATGACTCCGAAAAAACCGAACTCTGCACTTCGTAAATACGCGCGTGTACGTTTGACTAACCGCGTAGAGGTTACAGCTTACATTCCGGGTATCGGACATAACCTTCAAGAGCACAGTGTCGTATTGATCCGTGGCGGACGGGTAAAAGACCTTCCGGGTGTACGTTATCATATCGTTCGCGGCGCTTTGGATACAGCGGGTGTTAACAACCGTAACCAAGCTCGTTCGAAATACGGTGCTAAACGTCCTAAAGTTAAGAAATAAAAATGGTTTTACCACTAATGAAATTATCATTCAAGAAAGGGGGACTTTCTCATGCCACGCAAAGGTCCTGTAACAAAACGCGATGTGCTTCCGGATCCGGTTTACAATAGCAAACTGGTAACGAGACTCATCAACCGCATTATGATCGACGGTAAACGCGGAACAGCTCAAACGCTGTTGTACGATGCCTTCAAACTGATCCAAGAACGCACGGGTAAAGATCCGATGGAAGTGTTCGAAGCAGCTTTGAAAAATATCATGCCAGTACTTGAGGTTAAAGCACGCCGTGTCGGCGGTGCCAACTATCAAGTGCCGATCGAAGTTAAACCTGAGCGCCGTACATCGCTTGGTCTCCGTTGGCTCGTGAACTACTCACGTAACCGCGGTGAGAAAACGATGGTAGAGCGTTTGGCTGCTGAAATTACTGATGCTTCCAATAACACTGGTGCATCCGTTAAGAAGCGCGAAGATACACACAAAATGGCAGAAGCGAACAGAGCGTTTGCTCACTACCGTTGGTAGGATTCGGCTAACGCTGAATCAACAAATAATCTCATTTAATGAGAGGAGATCAGTTCATGGCTAGAGAGTTCTCCTTGAAAAATACACGGAATATCGGGATTATGGCGCATATCGATGCGGGTAAAACCACTACAACTGAGCGTATCTTGTTCTACACAGGCCGTACTCACAAAATCGGAGAGGTGCATGAAGGCGCCGCTACGATGGACTGGATGGAACAAGAGCAAGAGCGCGGTATTACGATTACGTCTGCCGCGACGACTGCTCAATGGGATGGTCACCGCATCAATATCATCGATACCCCAGGACACGTTGACTTCACAGTAGAAGTTGAACGTTCCCTCCGCGTATTGGACGGGGCAGTTGGCGTTTTCAGTGCAAAAGAAGGCGTTGAGCCTCAGTCCGAAACCGTATGGCGTCAAGCAGACCGTTACGGTGTACCTCGGATCGCTTATATCAACAAAATGGACATTATCGGTGCAGACTTCTTGAACGTTATCAAGGATATGCGCGAGCGTCTACAAGCAAATGCTGTTGCGATTCAAATTCCGATTGGCGCTGAAAGTGATTTCGTAGGCGTTATCGATATCGTTGAACGCGTAGCTTACAAATACAAAGATGATCTCGGAAAAGACCCTGAGAAAATCGAAATTCCTGCAGAGTACGCCGACCAAGTCGAAGAACTCCGTACGGAATTGATCGAGAAAGTTGCCGAGCTGGACGAAGAATTAACAATGAAATATCTGGAAGGCGAAGAAATTACGATTCCAGAAATTAAAGCAGCGCTTCGTAAAGGCGTTTGTGAAGTTAAAATCTTCCCAGTTATCGTTGGCTCCTCGTACCGTAACAAAGGCGTTCAAATGATGTTGGATGCTGTTGTTGACTATCTTCCATCGCCACTTGATGTACCAGCTATTAAAGGTATGCTTGATGACGGTAGTGAGGAAATTCGTCAATCTTCGGATTCAGAACCGTTCTCGGCTCTGGCATTCAAAATCATGACGGATCCTTATGTAGGTAGATTGACGTTCTTCCGTGTGTATTCTGGCGTCCTGAAATCCGGTTCGTATGTTCTGAATGGTACAAAGAACAAACGTGAGCGTATTGGTCGGATTCTGCAAATGCATGCGAACAGCCGTCAAGAGATTTCCGAAGTTTACTCCGGAGATATCGCAGCTGCAGTTGGTTTGAAAGATACCATTACAGGCGACACGCTTTGTGATGAAAAACATCCGATTATTCTTGAATCGATGAATTTCCCTGAGCCAGTTATCTCGGTTGCTATCGAACCAAAAACGAAAGCTGACCAAGACAAACTCGGTATCGCGATTTCCAAGCTTGCGGAAGAAGATCCTACATTCCGTGCGCATACGGATGAAGAAACAAACCAAACGATTATCTCTGGTATGGGTGAGCTTCACCTTGAGATTCTAGTTGACCGTATGCTTCGCGAATTTAAGGTTGAGACAAACGTTGGTAAGCCTCAAGTTGCTTATCGTGAGACGTTCCGTCAAGCTGCAAAAGTCGAAGGTAAATTCGTACGTCAATCCGGTGGTAAAGGTCAATATGGCCATTGCTGGGTTGAATTCGTTCCACAAGAGCCGGGTGAAGGCTTCGTGTTCGAAAACAAAGTTGTGGGTGGATCGATTCCTCGTGAATTTATCGCTCCAATCCAAGCTGGTATCGAAGAGTCGATGAAAAACGGCGTTATCGCTGGATTCCCGCTCGTTGATGTTAAAGCAATTGTTTTCGACGGATCTTATCATGATGTTGACTCCTCGGAGATGGCGTTTAAAATTGCAGGTTCGATGGCGCTTAAAGCTGCCAAAGAAAAATGTAAGCCAGTTCTGCTTGAGCCAATCATGAAAGTTGAAGTTACTGTTCCTGAAGAGTACATGGGCGATGTAATGGGTATGTTGAACTCCCGTCGTGGTCGCATTGAAGGTATGGATACTCGCGCAGGTGCGCAAATTATCCGTGCTAAGGTGCCTCTCTCCGAGATGTTCGGTTATTCCACAACACTTCGTTCCGGTACACAAGGACGCGGTGTATTCTCGATGGAGCTTTCTCACTATGAAGAAGTTCCTAAATCGATTGCTGAAGAGATTATTGCCAAAAACAAAGGCGAATAATATTTTCCTTTGTCTTAGGTTAGTCTTTTTTACTCCGGTTGGCATTACAGCTTGCTAAGCAAGCAAGTGTTCAGCCACTATATAAAACCTTTTAAATATTGAGGAGGATTAAGTTCAATGGGAAAAGCTAAATTTGAACGTAACAAACCGCACGTTAATATCGGTACTATTGGTCACGTCGATCACGGTAAAACGACTCTGACTGCAGCAATCACTACTGTACTTTCCAAAAAATACGGCGGTGCTGCTATCGCTTTTGACCAAATCGATAAAGCTCCAGAAGAGCGCGAGCGTGGTATCACGATCTCGACAGCTCACGTTGAGTATGAGACGCCAGCTCGTCACTACGCTCACGTTGACTGCCCAGGTCACGCCGACTATGTAAAAAACATGATCACTGGTGCTGCACAAATGGACGGAGCAATCCTAGTAGTTTCCGCAGCTGATGGCCCTATGCCACAAACTCGTGAGCACATCTTGCTGTCCAAGCAAGTTGGCGTTCCTTACATCGTTGTATTCCTGAACAAATGCGACATGGTTGAAGACGAAGAGCTTCTTGAACTGGTTGAGATGGAAGTTCGCGACCTTCTTTCCGAGTATGAGTTCCCAGGCGACGACACTCCAATCATCCGTGGTGCAGCTCGTGAAGCTTTGCAAAACCCTGATGGTCCTTGGGCTGAAAAAATCATCGAGCTCTTCGAGCAAGTTGATACTTACATCCCAACTCCTGAGCGCGATGTTGCAAAACCTTTCCTTATGCCTGTCGAGGACGTATTCACAATCACTGGCCGTGGTACAGTAGCAACTGGCCGTGTTGAGCGTGGCGTTATCAAAGTAGGCGACGAGATCGAAATTATCGGTCTTGCTGAAGAGTCCCGCAAATCCGTAGTAACAGGCGTTGAAATGTTCCGTAAATTGCTTGACTCCGCTCAAGCAGGCGACAACGTTGGCGCATTGCTTCGTGGTGTAGACCGTAAAGATATTGAGCGTGGACAAGTATTGGCTAAACCGGGTTCGGTTAAACCACACACTAACTTCACTGCACAAATCTACGTTCTGACTAAAGAAGAGGGTGGCCGTCACAAGCCTTTCTTCACTGGATACCGTCCACAGTTCTACTTCCGTACAACTGACGTTACTGGTATCATCAACCTGCCAGAAGGTACTGAAATGGTTATGCCTGGCGACAACATCACAGTTACTGTTGAGCTTATCGCTCCAATCGCGGTTGAAGAGGGAACTCGTTTCTCCATCCGTGAAGGCGGCCGTACTGTAGGCGCTGGCGCTGTAGCAACTATCCAAAAATAATCGCGTGCGGCTTTAAGCCGCGCACGAATCAAACCTCTCACCTCGGTGAGAGGTTTTTTATTTTCCAAGGACAAGTCATTGACGGGGCTGCTGCATCGCCCTTAATATGAGAGAAGATGTATACAGCTGCGATAGAGGGAAACCTTATGGGAACGTAAGACAGATGCAGCTTATTATGTAGGGGAGGTTTTAAAGAAGATGAGAAAAAATATGTGGGTAGGATTAATGCTGGTCCTCGTTTTGGTCATTTCGGCATGTGGGGGCAGCAAAGGAAACGGCAATACAGGGGAACAGGCTTCAACTGCACCAAGCAGTTCTGCTGAAGCAACGGACAGTGGGGCGAAAGAAAATTATAAAATTTCAATCTCGCAATATGTAGAGCATCCGTCGCTTGATGCAACAAGAGAAGGATTTATTGCTGCCTTGAAGGATGCGGGCTTGGTTGAAGGACAGAATTTAACCATTGATTTTAATACGGCTCAAGCAGATCAAGCAAACAACCAAACGTTGGCTCAAAAGATCGCGGCTGATAAAAGTGATTTGGCGTTAGGTATTGCTACACCATCAGCACAAGCGCTTGTTAAAGAAGTGACTGATCGTCCTGTGCTGTTCGCAGCTGTTACCGATCCGATTGATTCAAAGCTCGTTACAAACCTTGATGCACCAGGCGGTCTTGTTTCGGGAGCGTCCGATACAAATCCTGCAGCGATTACAGAGCTAATGGACTTTGTAGCTGCTAATTTCCCTAATGTTAAAAACGTGGGCCTAGTTATTAATGAAGGTGAGCCAAATGCCGTTGTTATGGCTAAAATTGCTGAAGAAGCGCTAGCTAAGCATGAGATTAAGCTCGTTCGTGCAGCTGTAAGCAACACAGCAGAAGTTCAGCAGGCAGCAGCTTCCCTTGTGGGTAAAGTGGACGCCCTGTATATTACGCTGGATAACTCAGTAGTGAGCAGTCTGGATACTCTGATTAAAGTAGCAAATGATAATGATCTTCCGTTTTTTGCGAGCGATCGCGATACGGTTGAGCGCGGCGCCTTTGCAACAATTGGTTTCAAATATTATGATCATGGTTACCAAGTAGGTCAAATGGCTGTGGATATTTTGAAAAACGGCAAGAAGCCGGGCGATATGAAAGTAACTGTGCCGGACAAGCTTGATCTTATTTTGAACATGAAGGCAGCTAAGGAACAAGGCATTACGGTGACCGATGAGATGAAAAATCAAGTCAAGGATGCTGCTTCCAACATTATTGAATAGTTCGCAACTTAACGGAAAATTTTATTGCAAAGTAACGTAACGGCTATTGTCGCCATTAGACGGCAGTAGCCGTTTACAATTGGCCCGTTTTTCATGAGGAGGTTTCCTATTGCTTAGTTTGTTGAAATCGATGCCTGGTGCAATTGAGCTTGGCTTAATTTATGCGTTGATGGCGCTGGGCGTCTACATTACGTATCGGATTTTAGATTTTCCCGATTTGACCGTGGAAGGCAGCTTCACTACAGGCGGCGGCATTGCAATGATTTTGATAACGAATGGCATGTCGCCTTGGGTGGCTACTATTGCTGCTTTTGGCGGTGGTGCGGCTGCGGGAGCCATTACCGGGCTTTTGCATACGAAAGGCAAAATAAATGGGCTGCTCTCCGGCATTATTATGATGATTGCCCTATATTCCATTAATCTGCGAATTATGGGCAAGCCGAATGTGTCGGTATATGGAATGGATACGATTTTTACGACTAGCAACGTGCTTGTTATTGTCGTAATCGTTGTTATTGTGACGAAGCTTCTGCTGGATTTGTTTCTGCATACGGACTTAGGGCTAAGCTTGCGTGCAACGGGAGATAATGAGCGGATGATTCGGAGCTTTGGCTCCAATACGGATACGACTAAAATTATCGGCATATCCCTCTCCAATGCACTTGTTGCTTTGTCTGGAGCCTTATTCGCACAGCAGTCAACTGCTGCTGATATTTCTATGGGGATCGGCGTTATCGTCGTCGGCTTGGCATCGGTTATTATTGGCGAGGCTATTTTTGGAGCCCGGAAGGTGTTTTGGGCCACGCTGGCGGTTGTTCTTGGTTCCATTGTGTATCGGATCATCATTACAATTGCCTATCGGGTGGAGTGGCTCAAAGCTTCTGACTTAAAGCTGATTACAGCGGTAATCGTTATTGTTGCCCTTGTCGTTCCAACCATTCAGAAATCGTTTAAGCAGAAAAAAATGGCACGCAAACGCTCGGCGGAGCTGCTGACTGATCCTGTACAACGTGGAGGTGGGCAGTAATGCTGAACATTTCAAAAGTGTCCAAGCTGTTTAATCCAGGAACTGTTGATGAAAAGACAGCTTTGATTAACATTAATCTGCATCTGATGCCGGGCGATTTTGTAACGGTTATTGGAAGCAATGGAGCAGGGAAATCTACTTTAATGAACATTATCTCGGGTGTCATGCGTCCAGATGCCGGCGATGTTGAAATAGCTGGGGATAAAATGACACTGCTGCCCGAATTTAAACGCAGCAAGTGGATCGGGAGAGTCTTTCAAGATCCTATGGCGGGTACAGCGCCGCGCATGACGATTGAGGAAAACCTGGCTATGGCCTATAAAAGAGGCAAGCCGCGTACGCTATTGATAGGTGTGACACCGGCCAAGCGCGCTTTTTTCAAGGAGCAGCTTTCTAGGCTCGGCATAGGGCTTGAGAATCGCTTGGGCGCGAAGGTTGGACTTTTGTCCGGTGGCGAGCGGCAAGCGCTTAGCCTGTTGATGGCGACCTTTACGAAGCCACAAATTTTGCTGCTTGATGAGCACACGGCGGCGCTTGATCCTTCGCGTGCAGAGCTGATTACAGCGCTCACCGATTCGCTTGTACACGAGATGAAGCTGACGACGCTGATGGTGACGCATAATATGGAGCAGGCGATACGTCTGGGCAACCGTCTTATTATGATGGACAAGGGCCGGATCATTCTCGATGTTAATGAACACCGCAAAAAGGATCTTACGGTAGCGCAGCTGCTTAACGAGTTTGAACAAATTAGCGGCAAGAAGCTGGCTGACGACCGGATTGTGCTAGGTTAATAAGCATAGAGTAAAGCGGATTGAGTAGAGCAGTAGTAATACATTGTCCATAAAGCAAAGAAGATCGCTTTTCTGCCGGGCCATGGGTGAGAGGTTGCCGATGTACGGACAGAAGTGCGATCTTTTGCTGTTTTAGCGGTTTGCAGCCGTTAGTTGAAGGTATTCAGGTGAGTTTCTTCTATTATATATAGAAGGCACAGCAATCGTTTTGTTTATGAAGCGGGCAATGTGTCGAAGCTAATAACCTAAAAGACGTTATATTCTTGCCTAAAAGGATGAAAGAACGCTAATTTAATTGAAAATAGCATGAAAGCAAAGTTCTGCTTGCATTTGCCTATTCATTTCGTTATAATAATGTCTGTTGGTCTGTGACGTTGCGATGATGTGAGAGGTTGCCGACACACCCGGCCCCTTTGCCATGGGGCATGTGCCGGGTTTTCTCATGGAGTATGTCCGATAATAAATTGGGCGATAGAAGGAGGGACTTATATGGCAAAGCAAAAGATTCGTATTCGCTTGAAAGCGTACGATCACAGGATTCTTGATCAATCCGCAGAGAAAATTGTGGAAACTGCAAAACGTTCCGGAGCGAGTGTTTCCGGGCCGATTCCGCTTCCAACGGAAAAGCAAATCATCACCATTCTCCGTGCGGTGCACAAGTACAAGGATTCCAGGGAGCAATTCGAAATGCGTACACATAAACGCTTGATCGACATTGTTAACCCTACGCCGCAAACGGTTGATGCGTTGATGCGCCTGGATTTACCATCCGGTGTAGATATCGAAATCAAACTGTAAAAGCAACACCAGTATATGTGATATAGAAGGGAAATGAGGTGTCAACATGAAAGGTATCTTAGGTAAAAAACTTGGAATGACTCAAGTGTTTACTGCTGAAGGTAATGTAATTCCGGTTACTGTTATCGAAGCTGGACCATGTGTCGTTTTGCAGAAGAAAGACCAGGAAACTGATGGTTACGAAGCTGTTCAACTCGGTTTTGCCGACAAGAAAGAAAGCAGAACTATTAAGCCGGAAATTGGCCACGCTAAAAAAGCGGGAGCTACTCCTAAGCGCTACGTTCGTGAAATTCGCGGCATCCAATTGGGTGACTACGAAGTTGGTCAAGTGGTTAAAGCTGACCTTTTCGCAGAAGGCGAATTCGTTGACGTAACAGGTATTTCTAAAGGTAAAGGCTTTGCCGGCGTTATTAAACGTTGGGGACAAAGCACGGGTCCTATGTCTCACGGTTCCCGTTACCACCGCGGTCCAGGTTCCATGGGTTCGATTCAAGCGAACCGCGTACCGAAAGGCAAACGCCTTCCAGGTCACATGGGTACTGACGCTATCACGATTCAAAAGCTTGAAGTTATTCGCGTAGACGCTGAGCGTAACGTGTTGCTAGTTAAAGGTTCTGTACCAGGCCCTAAAAACGGTTTTGTGAAAGTTAAACTTACCGTTAAGAAATAAATTCTTAGAAGAAAGGAGGAACAATAAATGCCTAAAGTATCATTATACAATGTGAGC from the Paenibacillus sp. BIHB 4019 genome contains:
- the rpoC gene encoding DNA-directed RNA polymerase subunit beta'; this translates as MLDVNNFEYMKIGLASPEKIRSWSRGEVKKPETINYRTLKPEKEGLFCEKIFGPTKDWECHCGKYKRVRYKGVVCDRCGVEVTRAKVRRERMGHIELAAPVSHIWYFKGIPSRMGLALDMSPRSLEEIIYFASYVVTDPGDTPLEKKQLLSEKEYRSYREKYGYGFHAGMGAEAVKKLLQDIEVEKELEQLKEELRTAQGQRRNRAIKRLEVIEAFRNSGNEPEWMILDVLPVIPPELRPMVQLDGGRFATSDLNDLYRRVINRNNRLKRLLDLGAPDIIVQNEKRMLQEAVDALIDNGRRGRPVTGPGNRPLKSLSHMLKGKQGRFRQNLLGKRVDYSGRSVIVVGPNLKMFQCGLPKEMALELFKPFVMKELVNKGLAHNIKSAKRKVERVSPEVWDVLEEVIKEHPVLLNRAPTLHRLGIQAFEPILVEGRAIKLHPLVCTAYNADFDGDQMAVHVPLSAEAQAEARLLMLASGNILNPKDGKPVVTPSQDMVLGSYYLTMDNKEAHGTGSVFATVNEAVSAYQRGIVSLHARIFIPVKVLKKTVFTEKQQQSLMSTTVGKVIFNEIFPEDFPYINEATKTNLLNGTPDKYFVYEKGSDLKKIIEELPIAGGVGKDYLGNIIAECFRNYHTTLTAVILDRIKQLGFTYSTRAGITIAVSDVIVPPEKTELLKKSDDQVAIVMNQYRRGLITNEERYDRIISIWSKCKDELTEILMKSMDRYNNIMLMVDSKARGNKSQITQLGGMRGLMANPSGRIIELPIKSNFREGLTVLEYFISTHGARKGLADTALRTADSGYLTRRLVDVAQDVIVREEDCGTDKGFSVSKIQDGKEVIEDLYDRIEGRYAFETVRHPKTGEVIVSRNDLIDSNRADAIIDAGIEKLQIRSVLSCRARHGVCKTCYGRNLATGKHVEIGEAVGIIAAQSIGEPGTQLTMRTFHTGGVAGDDITQGLPRIQELFEARNPKGQAIITELDGVVKEIREAKDRREIEVQGEAESKTYAITYGSRIRVVKGQHLEAGDELTDGSIDPKDMLRIKGIRGVQNYILQEVQRVYRNQGVEINDKHIEVMVKQMLRKIRIVDAGETKLLPGAFVDIHEYESANREAIFADKEPAVAKPVLLGITKASLETDSFLSAASFQETTRVLTDAAIKGKVDQLLGLKENVIIGKLIPAGTGMPRYRNIRLVGLEDEQETVVNQGELESEAVTVD
- the rpsG gene encoding 30S ribosomal protein S7, encoding MPRKGPVTKRDVLPDPVYNSKLVTRLINRIMIDGKRGTAQTLLYDAFKLIQERTGKDPMEVFEAALKNIMPVLEVKARRVGGANYQVPIEVKPERRTSLGLRWLVNYSRNRGEKTMVERLAAEITDASNNTGASVKKREDTHKMAEANRAFAHYRW
- the rpsL gene encoding 30S ribosomal protein S12; the encoded protein is MPTINQLVRKGRQAKVVKSKSPALQKGFNALKREATNISAPQKRGVCTRVGTMTPKKPNSALRKYARVRLTNRVEVTAYIPGIGHNLQEHSVVLIRGGRVKDLPGVRYHIVRGALDTAGVNNRNQARSKYGAKRPKVKK
- the fusA gene encoding elongation factor G; translated protein: MAREFSLKNTRNIGIMAHIDAGKTTTTERILFYTGRTHKIGEVHEGAATMDWMEQEQERGITITSAATTAQWDGHRINIIDTPGHVDFTVEVERSLRVLDGAVGVFSAKEGVEPQSETVWRQADRYGVPRIAYINKMDIIGADFLNVIKDMRERLQANAVAIQIPIGAESDFVGVIDIVERVAYKYKDDLGKDPEKIEIPAEYADQVEELRTELIEKVAELDEELTMKYLEGEEITIPEIKAALRKGVCEVKIFPVIVGSSYRNKGVQMMLDAVVDYLPSPLDVPAIKGMLDDGSEEIRQSSDSEPFSALAFKIMTDPYVGRLTFFRVYSGVLKSGSYVLNGTKNKRERIGRILQMHANSRQEISEVYSGDIAAAVGLKDTITGDTLCDEKHPIILESMNFPEPVISVAIEPKTKADQDKLGIAISKLAEEDPTFRAHTDEETNQTIISGMGELHLEILVDRMLREFKVETNVGKPQVAYRETFRQAAKVEGKFVRQSGGKGQYGHCWVEFVPQEPGEGFVFENKVVGGSIPREFIAPIQAGIEESMKNGVIAGFPLVDVKAIVFDGSYHDVDSSEMAFKIAGSMALKAAKEKCKPVLLEPIMKVEVTVPEEYMGDVMGMLNSRRGRIEGMDTRAGAQIIRAKVPLSEMFGYSTTLRSGTQGRGVFSMELSHYEEVPKSIAEEIIAKNKGE
- a CDS encoding ribosomal L7Ae/L30e/S12e/Gadd45 family protein; translation: MQFKVGAKQTTKMLEQDKAVEVYIAQDADPRMKEKVIHLCERSSIPVKWVETMQDLGKTCGIDVGAAMAALVTDDE